The DNA region GAGAGAGAGAAAAAAAGATACAGCTAGATATGTGCATATTTTACAAATGATTCTGTCAACCTAACATATCTAAGGTATGAATAACCTGATTTATATATGTGCCAAAATCATGCAGCACACATAACCCCACCCTCTACCAAAATTAAATATTACAAAgtacaaaaaaataaaaaaagctATGATTCTCATCAAGGTTTAGAATTTAGATCATCCAGCTATGCATGCAGTCCATCATAactattttataattttaattattgTTAAAGATTCTTTGTCCTGGTGATAGAATCATTCTAGGATCAAACTGATATTTTCTTTGTACAAAACTTTTCCATTTTTTAGGTCCAAAATGGTTTCTCCACTCTTCCTGTGTGCTGTAGTGGGGAAGATATAACTTATACTTAATTTCAGCATCAttgcaaaatttcaaaatttcgATGTTTTGAGCATCAAAGGCTTTCCAATTATCAAATCTACTTGAGTGCAAGAATCCAACAGCATAAAAGATTTCATCCTCATCATCTGGTATTGTTGCTGACATCTTATTGTCCCACCTGAAAAAAAAATGATTAGTTAATTAATGAATTGATTCATCTTAATTAACTAGCTTTTAGTTTAATTAATTAGTTTTAGGTTAATTAAAAGCTTACTTGTTTCTATTCATTGGATAGACCAAGACAGGTCCTGTGGTGATGTTTCTTTTTTGAATTATGTTCTTGAAAACACCTGAGTTAAAATCCATGATTCTTGATTTTGGTATGAACATGTTAAGCCATGGATGAGGAACATCCCATAGTCCTTGTGATTGAAGCTTCAACTCTCCACTTCTAACTCTATTCAAGAACTCAACAAATGATACATTCTTTTGATAATAAAATCCAGGGATATAGTCTAGTCCTTGGACCAAAGTTTGAATTTCCTACACAAATATGAAAAAGAAAATTAATTACCTCAATAAACAGTCAACATAAAATCTCGATAAATGAATTCAGTTGATAGCAACATAGATATTTAACCGTACAGATTCGAATAATCAACACTCCATTTATTTTTAAAGGGTAAAACTATGAttattaaatttttaaaaaataataagtTTATTCGAGATGAGATGGACATAATTCAAAATCAAAAtatattttgttttaaaaattaaaCTCGTATTGTATTTGAACGGTCGGATCTTGATCTAACGACTATAGATATTTTGATTGCTTGAATGCACATTTACGCAATCATATATTTgtaataatttattattttaaaaattaaatttatataCATTCGAACGATTTAATCTCATAAATATTTTGACAGTGTGAATGTGGCATTTGCTTTTCATAAAATATATATATGTAAAAAAAAGGTAATAATTAGAAATAAAATGTACCTTATTGATGGTGTTTTCAGAATGGTGATCATAATATTTGGCAAATTCCAAACAATAGAGGACCCTATGTTGAGTAACTAGGGAAAGTATCCTCTGATGGTCGGTTAAAGGGAAGAAAGAAGATCTCCAATTATTTATGGGTCCTTGATGCATCAATACCATCCCTTCCAAATAATCCAACTTACTATTTTTCCTTAAAATTAAACTTTCTTGATCTTTAGTAAAAACTGAAAAATCACTATACAAAAGTCTAATCCATTTAACCTGCATGCCAATAAAAAAAATCACCGTTAATTACATATATAATAAATTCAGATGTATTTCAATCAActttttagatttttttttgcTTTTAATTGATTCTAGAAGCATTATAGTGGAAACAAAAACATAGTCATGCACATGTAAAGAATACAAAATAAAGGACAACGAGGACAAAGGTAATTATATGGCCCTTTTTATTGGCACAATCACTTATAAGGCCTCATCTCTACAGTCACAATCATTATAAAAGTACTTCTCAAAATTTTCTCCTTTTTTCAAAACAACTATTTAATTGTTTTCAATCTTATGAATCTCACATTATCTATATACATGTGGCTATAACTAAATTGTCTCATAtttaattttgtattttttgttCTTGGATGATGAGTAAAATACTACACTACAAGGACAATTATTAGATGCTCTTGTAAAGTTTGATATTGATGTATGGTTGAACAATTAATGACACAACATGAAGAATTGGGATTCTTATGAATGGTTGTAAAAGTGTACTTACCCTCTTTGGTGCTGCCTCAAGAGCAATTCTTGCCTTTGTTATTATTCCGAATTGTCCTAAACCCCCAAGGACACCATGAAATAATTCTGAGTTCTTCTGTTTAGAGCATCTTACAAATTCTCCTTTTCCTGAAAACAAAGTACCATACAATAAAACATGATTAAGTAGAAATTAATTATTTGACTAAAAAATATTTTATCAATATGTATCATCGTATGGTCATGTGTCTTGAATATGAAATCTTTATACATATATGTCTTGAATATGTATTAGATTTTTTTGCGTTAAATTATGacaaaatatttaaatatttaatttaagaATATTTTAACAGTGATAAATTTTTTATAATGTTCTATTTAAATAGGATTCAACTTTGAAAAACTTTATATCATATAAAAATATGTCTCAAAGACAAAGTcttaattttatatatatatatatatatatatatatatatatatatatatatatatatatatatatatatatatatatatatatatatatatatatatatataaatttatatcacagaataatatataataaacaataaaatatttgcatgcatacatattCTTTAATAAACACATGGGTAAAATTCAAAAtagttattattttaattaaagTCATTATAGTGAAGGAATTGACCTAGGTAGACTTGGACCAAACAATGTATAAAATCAAAAGTCtataaaagaaaaagaaaaaataggaGTAGACTATGTCGACAATGTGAACTGAGTCTATAGTTTAGAATTTTTCAAAAACATGACCTGGTGGAAATAACTTATTAACTTATCCAAAATATCCGAACAAGAGTCTCTTAACCACCACGAAATTTGGTAGTAATAGTATATAGAGGAGTAATACTATTCTAAAAGAAGAAggaaaaaaaatccaaaaaacattaagaaattttataataaaaaataaaaaaaatagttCAGTGATGGAATCTAATGAAAACCTTTATGATACTAAAACTAAAATAGATTATATGCTTAAAGCTTAACATATGTCTTTTTATAAAAAGAAGCTAGAAAAGTTTTCCTTTATATGTCACTGTGCATTGTAAAGCCAAAATGCACATGGAAGTTCGTTATTTTCTCCGTTTCTATCTGTTTTTTTTTATCTAGAATCAAATGGATCGTGACACAACTGGTCCAACCAATATAATTTACAAAGCAATTTAAATCAATCTAACATATAACAAACCGTCCGCGTTACCGTCTCATAAAGTTTTTGCAATTGCGATCGGTACATATAACAGTATTGATATAGACACCTTATGAAACCATTTCTTCGCCTTTTTCACCATACCAGTTTTAAAACCTAAAACATATCCTTGGATATGAACCCTAATCTCAATAAAGTATAATATAAAACCAACTTTAAAAAATAactaaattaaaataaaatatatttagatGGTCTCTAAATCCTAATTCAACTGGAAAAATCGATATTATTAGGTTGAACATCAATATGAGTTTTTCAACCCTGAATCTTACGGTTATGTGTATGAGTTTCTAACCAATAAAACAACATTTAAATTTAGAAGAAAATGAtgatatagatatatatatatatatacataccAGTAACAACATCCAATTGATGAACAGAAGAAATTTGAGGTCCATAACGAAACGTTTGTCCACTAATTCCAGCGTTAGAGAGTGTTCCTCCAACAGTTAAGTAAAGATAATCAGTCCAAGAAACAGGTGCAAGTCCATATTCAAGTGTTTCATATAAAACATCAATCCACAGTTGTTCCCCACCAACATCAACATAGTATCCAACCTTAGAATCTCCAAAAACCTTAATCCCCTCATtaacatttttcatttttatattaTTCTTAACCCCTTCACGATCTCGTTCTCTTAATCCTTTCATGTCAACGACTACGCCGTCACGAGCCATGGCTTGTCCGCGCGTGGAATGGCCCTGTCCTCTTGCCGCTATACGAAACGGGACAGAACTGTTGAACGACAGCTTAACGAGGGTTGCTATGTCGTTCACCGTCGTAGGACGAAACACCGCTGCGGGGAAATCGTGTACGAGGTTGCCGTAGTCGGTTGAAGCTTCTTCAAGGGCTTTTGGGTCGTTTATGAGTTTTTCTGATAGGTTGTTGTTTGTGGATAACTCTGTTGGTAGTGAGGATTTCCATTGCTCGGTTTTTCCAACGGTGGATATTAAACGTGGTATGGTTATTATTAAGAGAATGAAGTATATTGGAAAAGGGTAACTCATAGCCATGTTTTTGGTTTGGTTTTGTGATGAAGTGATGTGGTTTTGTGTAGTGTTTGTGGGAGAAGGGGAAAGAGGGAGGGGCTATAAATAGAATAGAAGAGGACTTTGCATGATAAAAGATGGTAATAGGTGTGTGTTTCAGAGAGAGAAGAATCTTTTGTCTTTTAGGTTTAATAATTGAAAATTGCTGACTTTATAATAACTTGCAGGGAGAAAAGATTTCATGACAGTTGTTAATTCAAAGTATAAacattatttttttatatatattgTACACTTTTTCAATGAGATTTTATACAACCAACCCAAAATATAAACATTCTTTTAACATGTTTTAAAACTCTATTGAATAAACTATGAAACTTCAGAGAGTAAATATTACAAGGTTTTTTTATGTTTATTAGTATTTGTTCATTGTTATTCAAATAAATGGCGAGTCACTATTTATACACACCATAGAGTTGGTTACACACTTTTAACTTTTTTAACAAATCTAATGAGCTCTAAGTAACTCTACCAAAACATAACCGTTACACTATTTTGTTTGCTATAATACTCTCCCACAAATTCATTGTTGTGCGAGAGAAACAACCTTGAGTTTGGacattgattttttttttaaataatcgATAAAGGTTTTGTGAGAGTATCTTCAATATAAATTGAACTAAATACATGTTAGAAGTGGAGTTTGCTTGCAATCTTTTCCGTATAAAGTGAATATCAAATTCAATATATTTGATTCTAGTATTGACTTATGTGACAACATTGTTGCACTTAGATTATCACACATCAAAGTTGAAGATAGATAGTTGATGTGTAATTTAAATAAGAGTGACTTAAGCCATATATCAGTTTAGAAGTGATGCGTGTTAGAGTTTGATATTCAACCTTAGCGTTTGATCTAGTCATGAGTGGTTGTTTCTTTGAATTCCAAGAAATTAGATTCTGATTAAAGTAAACACATGAACCTGACATTGATCTTCTATCATTCGGATCACTTGTCCAATATGAATCACTATAACCTCTTTAAAAATAATTTCTGAAGTGAATTTACAAGAGAGAGCATTAGACCATATGTTGGAGTGCCACTTATGTATCTTCGAATCCTTTTAACTACACTTCAACGAGTTTCAAGTGGATTGACCATAAACTATCCGACCTTATTTACACATTAGGCAATATCGGATTGAGATAGTGTAACATATTGTAGAGCTCTGTACAATGTAGGATATCGCATTATGTCAATTTCATGCTTGTTAAATTTGCAATGATTGGACATACGAATGTTGACACCATTAACACTAACCATTTTAACTTTGGATAATATATCTTTTATATGCTTTGTTTTTGTATGAAGCATTTAGTCATTTGGTTGATAGTGCACCtaaataccaaaaaaatatttaGGTATTCCCAACCTTTTCAATGCAAACTTATCATAGAGTTTGATGATCAAATCATGAATCAGTTTGGAAGATAAACCAGTTAAGAggatatcatcaacataaacaagaACATGTAGTGTGATATCTTAATACTTGTAGTAAAAAAAGTGAATGATCAGACTTATTAGATGAGAAGTCAAACTGAAGTAGAACTTGATGTAGCTTCTCATATCATATCTTTGGGGTTTGCTTTAGACCATACAATGTCTTCTTTAACTTGCACATTTGAGCTGAGTTGGAATTGACAAAATCAAGTGCTTGTTGCGTATAGACTTATTCTTGAAGTTCATCATTCAAGAAAGCATTATTGATGTCTATCTCTTGAACTTTCCACTTGTATGTGAAGGCTAGACACAAGATGCCTCTAATGGTGGTAGATTTCACAACAGTTGGGAAGGTTTCATGAAAATCAAAACCTTGTTGTTGGTGAAAGCCCTTGGCCACAAGAGTCGCCTTATTCTTGTTTATACTTCCATTTGGATTTTCTTTGTCTTGAAAGTCCATTTGTATCAAATAGATTTTCTATTAGGAGGTATGTTTCTAAGAGGTAAAATGCAATTTTGTATAAGTGAATTGTGCACAACTTTCATTACTTCAAACCATTTTAGTTGATATTGACTTATATACTATAATCATACATAAATTATGGGTTGAAAGAGATGTTTTTTCATTTCTTGTTAACATTAATTATAAAAAATTGCAACTTTTTGGTTCACAATGTCATAACATTCGTCATAGTTTTTCTTCTTCTAAATTTGTTAAAGTTGATCAAGAGAAAGTTGGAATTAAATATATGTGTGTTTAAAAGGATGAATTTAAGAAAGGAATCAATTAAATGTGTAAGAGATAATGTTACTAAAACATGTGTCGGtaattgtaacaccccaaatttattttaataatgttaatatattttactattatttttaattaattatttggAACTTTCGATGtgtttatttaaattattttggTCGGTTGGACATTGCCAAGAAGTTGAGAGAAGTGAGAAAGTTAATCAATCGggaattaatttgaattaatagTTATTGAAAGTGTGAGAATTAATTAAGTAAGTATTAGAAATAATATTGGAATTGAAGACCTattcatttaattattatttttaattactAAGTAATAGAAAATAGTTGAATTTGAAGAGTTTTAAAGAAAATAACTATAAATAAGAAAATATATCGGTAATTAGGGGTGCGGTGAGTAAGAAGGGGTGTGGTGAGGTAtgaatataaaataaaaataaattagGTTAAATTGTGGGAGATAAAGAATGTTGAAAAAGTCAAAAACGTGAAAGAGGCAAAATTTGGAAAAGAGGAAAACTAGAAGAGCAAGGGTTCGAAAAAGAAGATCACCATTATTAGAGCATGTTCTTGCAGAATATATGAGGTAAAGAGGAAGAGGAATTGGTTCACTTATGGGTGTTTTAATTACATAGAGGATGGAgagggatctttaccctcttcTTCTTCCATATCCTTTCCCCTATTAATGTAGTTTTGTTGAGTTTTTGGATTTAGAGATGATTGTGTAAACCTCTCTCTATCGATGTAGGATAATTATTGTTGTTTGATATTAATTTTATGCTTAATTATGTGATTAATTCGTATGCAATCCTATGTAAAAATTCTGAGTTATGTGTTCTTGATGTTGTGCATAAAAATGATAAACATGTTAATAGAGTGATGATTAAATGATGTTAGGATATATAATATGTGTTTATGCTCTTATAATTGTTAAATAATTATTGTATGTCAAATTTTGAGCATGTTGGattttacggaatcgaaatcggtGGACCGGAAGTCCTTTTGTGATAAAAACTGCAGAATTTTGCAGTTTGCGTCGGTGACTAGCGTTACCATGGTGACGGTCCAACCGTCATTGCGTCGAATGAGCTGACGAGCGTCAGTTGGGTGATGGTCCAACTGTCACTAATTCGGGATGATTTTAATCAGAGAATATTTTtgcataacttgagtttcgtgaCTCCAATTGAGGCGCAAGTTGAAGCGTTGGAAAGATAACGCGTAGTACTACCTCGTGGTAAGGTCCTAAGAGGTTAATAATGTATACAAGTACATGAATATATTGTGTTACTTGTTGTTAAATTCTAATTGATGGTTGATAACGatgaaaatattttattttgattattgTTATTGATTGAGTTAATGATTACCCCAGAAGAAAGGACGTTGACATTGATGTTGAGATAATTATTGATGAGAAATgatataaattttatttttatgtcgAGATTTAATAATTGATTATGTTTGAGGTGTTTGGTTCAAAGATGGAACCGTTAGTGTGACCTTATATTGATATTAATTTTATTATGTTGAGTTCGGTTCAGAGATGGAACCCATGTTGAGTTTCAGATATGGACGTAGTGGTGAGTCTTCAAGTATTGTGTATGTAGAATTCATGCATCATGTAAAGAGGTGATAGATGGGGGATTCGTTTCGTTGATGATTCTTAATCTAGAGATGTGGTTAGTGATGAGTCCTAATTCAGAGATGGAATCAGTGACGAGTTTATGGTTTATATATGTAACCATTGATGATCTAAAGGTTTTGAGATGGAACCCGTGGATGAATTCAGTAACATAACTCTGAAACTTACAAATCTTAGCACCACATCCATCGGAGTAGAGTCGAGGTGTCTATTTCATACATGATATTATATGGTGATTGATTGACGACTTATTGAATTATGTTGTGTATCTATCTTTGTTGTATTTTACTCTACTAACATGATTTGAATGCATTCTCACCCCTGTTTGTTATTGTGTGGCTGTTTATGTCGTTGTTACGGATACTCAAATATAATAGCCTTAATGCCGTGCATGTTGGAGGATGGTTGAGAT from Lathyrus oleraceus cultivar Zhongwan6 chromosome 1, CAAS_Psat_ZW6_1.0, whole genome shotgun sequence includes:
- the LOC127136512 gene encoding cytokinin dehydrogenase 3, with amino-acid sequence MAMSYPFPIYFILLIITIPRLISTVGKTEQWKSSLPTELSTNNNLSEKLINDPKALEEASTDYGNLVHDFPAAVFRPTTVNDIATLVKLSFNSSVPFRIAARGQGHSTRGQAMARDGVVVDMKGLRERDREGVKNNIKMKNVNEGIKVFGDSKVGYYVDVGGEQLWIDVLYETLEYGLAPVSWTDYLYLTVGGTLSNAGISGQTFRYGPQISSVHQLDVVTGKGEFVRCSKQKNSELFHGVLGGLGQFGIITKARIALEAAPKRVKWIRLLYSDFSVFTKDQESLILRKNSKLDYLEGMVLMHQGPINNWRSSFFPLTDHQRILSLVTQHRVLYCLEFAKYYDHHSENTINKEIQTLVQGLDYIPGFYYQKNVSFVEFLNRVRSGELKLQSQGLWDVPHPWLNMFIPKSRIMDFNSGVFKNIIQKRNITTGPVLVYPMNRNKWDNKMSATIPDDEDEIFYAVGFLHSSRFDNWKAFDAQNIEILKFCNDAEIKYKLYLPHYSTQEEWRNHFGPKKWKSFVQRKYQFDPRMILSPGQRIFNNN